The Ricinus communis isolate WT05 ecotype wild-type chromosome 8, ASM1957865v1, whole genome shotgun sequence sequence TCCATCTATGATCAAATCTATCTATCCTACCGCGTTTCCTTTAAAGCATCAGCAAAAGGTTTGTAATTGATTAAGTCGCTTGCActatttaaaatcaaactgatgATCTCAAAATAAAGTTCTGATGCTGTCAGGACTTGAGACTTGCTCTTGGATTGGCAGAATCTGTTTCTCAACCAACCCCAATTGCTGCAGCTGCAAATGAACTGTACAAGGTAGCTAAAAGTCATGGCCTGAGTGATAGTGATTTTTCTGCCGTGATCGAAGCATTGAAAGTCAAATTGCAGTCCTGAGAAGAATACAACACTTTCTTCTCCGCACGTACGAGAACTGTTTATCTTCAGGATGCTGTGTTTTTCCAGGGTCTAAATGAAAGTTGGTCGTAAGGTCTTCAGCAATAAGTGTGCACTTTCCATTTTGCCATTTTCACGAATTCTTTTTGGCGGTTGGTCCTTGTAATCCAGTGTTTGTATCATGTTCATGCACGCCTAACACCATTTGCAATGCAAGGCTACCAATTAAAAAGCACCACAAatgttcaatttttttcttgattgatagtaaaatactatacaaattagatttaaaaatttcaattttaagttattatttaaaattaattgcattttaactaatataaaatatctaaaactaataattattcattaaaacaTGTACTTCAACAATTAAAGatcttatatttcttataCTTAATTCTTAGTTGGAAATATATGccgttttaatattttaatttttattaacaatgTATATCAAGCTCATTgataatatgtaaaaaaatatataaaactaaaataatatactgaAGACTTTTTCTGAcaagaatataataaagacATTTAAACTATTTAGAAGTATATATAGCGACATTATATGtctgaaatatttttagtttataataatttatattacttAATAAATTGTTGTACAACATGTCGTATTGATTGAGAAAGGTATTACTGTAATTGCAAACTCTTTGTTGGAGCGTGCAATCCAACTAATCGAGACCGTGCGTGTGCAGCGTGTGCACCGAAAACTATtactaagaaaaatataaaaaatgatttgAGCATTTGATTGGAACGCGCGCTCGCACCTCACTCCGCATTTTCCCTCGTTTTCCAGGATCTGTCCGCTCTTTCCTTtccattttctcttttcccaAACAGCCTCCttaaatccaaaaaaaaaaaaacatgagTAACGACAACAAGGACGGTTTTACTATGTCCGGTGTGGACGCGTCCCTCCCTGCTGCCGCTGCCGGTAAAATAATCGTATTTGTTTAATCATgtgttttttcttaattagcAGCAAAATCCCTAATTTGACACccttaacttttcttttaattctctCATTAATCTAAAGTTATATTGATCCTGTTTCTTATGAATTTGTTAGTAATTACTGAAATCAAACGAAATATCAGTCTCTCTGCGTCTTTTGTTTTCATGTACATTTGTTGTGTGAATTGAAATGTATTAAATGTTTGAACTTCAAACTTTACTCTGTATGTCTTTTTGTTGTGTACAGCTCTTAGTGCAGAGGATCGCGCTGATCTTGTTAATGCTCTCAAGGCAAGTATTTTCGGGGAgaattttatgctttttaatGAGAAAAATTGTATAGCTGTTAGTGGTGCTAAAGAGaatattattcattttgtGAATGTGGAAAGAATTGAAATTCAACTACTTCactgtttaattttaaaaagcaaATGGGATGTTTTTCATTCCTTGCCAGATGGTTGCTTTATTTTCCCACATTTATTGTTCTGATCACATTGTTTTGGTGTTTCCTTTTTGCAGAATAAACTTCAGAGTTTGGCTGGACATCACTCAAATGTTCTTGAAACTCTGTCTCAAAATGTCAGGAAGCGTGTTGAGTTTCTGCAGGAGATTCAGGTTTGGTTGGAGCTTCCAgctttattattagttttattttggagTAATTGTTCCGTTTAATGTCAATACTTTCCCATTAGTTGTTGATTACATGGATAGTGTGTACTGCCTTATGTGTTTCATTTCATGAGCTGATGTTTAAACTTTAAAACGGGTGAGTTCCTATTCATTACTTGACTTAACAATGAGAAATAGTTTAAAATATGGGCTCTATATTACcatgtattctttttgtttttgtttttgtttttcactCCTAAGGAGAAGAGGGAGGGAAGTTCTAGATTTACCGTGTGCGTTCTAAATGATTAGCTTTCTGAAACTCTATGTTTTGTATGATGTGAAATTAATGTCGATTGCAAGTTAATTCAAGGGACCTGTGATGAGAAGGAAAACTATGTGCAGGACTAGAGGAGAAACTGATAGTACTTTGATACAGTACAGATTGAAAAGTCTTTCTACTCATACTGCTACAGTGGGAGATTTCCagtaattgataattttttatttcagacCTAATCTTTCATGTAAATGTCTTGTCTTATGCCCTAGCTAGTTAGAATGGATGAAGTGATAgaataatacatattttatgttGTTGAGATTTGTGTTGTTGGGGCTAAGAATTTCGTTATGCACTTTCTATGGTTTTGGTGAATCTAAATGCGACATATGTTGAAATCGGGGTGATTCTTTTAGGCCTTTCCTTTGCATACAGGACATATTTGCATATAGGGTGCATTATATTAGTGCCACAATACACTGCAGATTGGGGTTAGGGGTTCAATCTTTTCCACTCTCTTCCTTTCTACTGAATGTTCATGCATCATTGATTTTCTTCATGGTCTTTAGCATGCATCTGCAATTGatgtaaaatacacacattgATATCTTATCTCTTATTACTAAAAGATAGATAGAAAGATTAATTATGCTTATGAAATTTTCAGAGCCAACATGATGAGCTTTTGGCAAAGTTTATTGAGGAAAGAAGGGCTttagaagctaaatacgaGAAACTTTATGAACCACTGTACACAAAGGTATGTCAGTTGGTATTGCCTGGCAgaagatttttattagttactGGTCCCTATGCTAAAATCATTATATTGTTTCTGTTGTAGTAGTTgtagtttgagtttagcatatGGTCAAATTAGTGTGCATTGCTCTTATTGACAAGGTTCGCCAGTTCATCCATGttgcttaatttaattttgttgtgCACTTGCAGAGATTTGAGATTGTGAATGGTGTGAAAGAAGTTAAGGGGATTCCAAATGAAGTCGGAACAAATCAAGAAGGGGACAAAGCTACAGAAGGTAGTGATCTCAGAAAAGAGATATGATGGCATTTTATCGTTGTTATTGTTAACTTGACATGTAATTGAGTTTTTGATGCAGAGAAAGGCGTTCCTGATTTCTGGCTCACTGCAATGAGAACTAATGAAGTAGTGGGAGAGGAGGTAATTGGATGACGCAAGGCATGGTTTTCTTCTATTTGTTGACCTGATTGTGACAATATTATACGTTGATTCTTGGAATAGATTACAGAGCGCGATGAAGGAGCTCTGAACTTtcttaaagatattaaatgGCATAGGATTGATGACCCTGAGGGTTTTAAGCTGGAGTTTCATTTTGATCCTAATCCCTACTTCAAAAATCCTGTCCTGACAAAGGCGTACCACCtgattgatgatgatgatgatccAATCTTGGAGAAAACAATTGGGTATTTTATTAGTGTTTTACTGAAAACTTTTTGCTATTTTCctctctatttttcttattatgtcATGGCATTTTGTAGGACGGATATCGAATGGTTTCCTGGTAAATGCTTGACAAAAAAGATCCTGAAGAAGAAACCAAGAAAGGGATCAAAGAATGCCAAACCCATCACAAAAACTGAGAATTGTGCgagtttctttaatttctttaacaCTCCTCAGATACCTGAAGAGGAGGATGACCTGGATGAAGATGCTGTAAGTTATGCCATTTTACTCTCTAGGATACCACTATGATGATATATTTGCATTCTTTATCTCTTAGATTTATACATTGACAGGTTGAGGAAATCCATGATAGAATGGAGCAGGATTACAATGTTGGGTGAGTACCAATTTCATCATGAAACTGTTTGAGTTGTGTTCATCTACTGTTTTGTTGATTGGAGCAATTTTTTGTTGGTCCTGCGGCACTTGCCTTGTAGCACTACCATTCGAAACAAAATCATTCCTCATGCTGTGTCATGGTTTACTGGAGAGGCTGTTGAAGGTGGTGAGttagatgaagaagatgaCGATGACGATGATGATGACGAAGGCcttgatgatgaagaagatgaaggagaagatgatgaggatgatgatgaagttAAAAAAGGCAGGAAGAAGGTAtaacgttttttttttttggtattcTTCCAATTTTGCATTTGAATTTTAAGATGAATTCCAATTATTTGTagtttgttaatatta is a genomic window containing:
- the LOC8284719 gene encoding nucleosome assembly protein 1;4, yielding MSNDNKDGFTMSGVDASLPAAAAALSAEDRADLVNALKNKLQSLAGHHSNVLETLSQNVRKRVEFLQEIQSQHDELLAKFIEERRALEAKYEKLYEPLYTKRFEIVNGVKEVKGIPNEVGTNQEGDKATEEKGVPDFWLTAMRTNEVVGEEITERDEGALNFLKDIKWHRIDDPEGFKLEFHFDPNPYFKNPVLTKAYHLIDDDDDPILEKTIGTDIEWFPGKCLTKKILKKKPRKGSKNAKPITKTENCASFFNFFNTPQIPEEEDDLDEDAVEEIHDRMEQDYNVGTTIRNKIIPHAVSWFTGEAVEGGELDEEDDDDDDDDEGLDDEEDEGEDDEDDDEVKKGRKKKSGRAVSGKNQQGERAPECKQQ